Proteins encoded together in one Balneola sp. window:
- a CDS encoding succinate--CoA ligase subunit alpha, whose translation MSVLVGNDTRLIVQGFTGSEGSFHAGQMIEYGTNVVGGVTPGKGGQTHLDRPVFNTVAEAVKEVNANTSVIFVPPAFAGDAITEAAFAGIEVIICITEGIPVKDMIVAKQIVSSHGATLIGPNCPGVITPGEAKVGIMPGSIFTPGKVGLISRSGTLTYEAVDQLTKEGLGQSTAIGIGGDPVIGTTHLDAVKMLNDDPDTDSIVLIGEIGGTAEEEAAAWIKDNCQKPVVAFIAGSTAPPGRRMGHAGAIISGGKGTAQEKKKALAAAGITVVESPAEIGVTIKKMLETA comes from the coding sequence ATGAGTGTATTAGTTGGAAATGATACCCGCCTGATTGTTCAGGGATTTACCGGAAGCGAGGGTAGCTTCCACGCCGGACAAATGATTGAATACGGTACCAATGTAGTTGGTGGTGTTACTCCCGGAAAAGGTGGACAAACCCATTTAGACCGACCCGTTTTTAATACCGTTGCTGAAGCGGTTAAAGAAGTAAATGCTAATACTTCCGTAATTTTTGTACCTCCTGCATTTGCCGGTGATGCTATTACTGAAGCAGCTTTTGCCGGAATTGAAGTAATTATCTGTATTACAGAAGGTATTCCTGTTAAAGACATGATTGTAGCCAAGCAGATTGTAAGCAGTCATGGAGCAACTTTGATTGGACCTAACTGTCCGGGTGTTATAACTCCGGGAGAAGCTAAAGTTGGAATTATGCCAGGCAGTATTTTTACACCGGGCAAGGTTGGGCTTATATCCCGTTCAGGTACTCTTACCTACGAAGCCGTTGACCAGCTTACCAAAGAAGGTCTTGGCCAAAGTACAGCAATTGGAATTGGTGGCGATCCTGTTATTGGAACCACTCACCTTGATGCTGTTAAAATGCTGAACGATGATCCTGATACCGACTCTATTGTTTTGATTGGAGAAATTGGCGGAACTGCTGAAGAAGAAGCAGCTGCCTGGATTAAAGATAATTGCCAGAAACCTGTTGTAGCATTTATTGCAGGCTCAACGGCTCCTCCGGGACGTCGAATGGGACACGCAGGTGCAATCATCTCTGGTGGTAAAGGAACCGCTCAAGAGAAAAAGAAAGCTCTTGCTGCAGCTGGAATTACTGTAGTTGAAAGTCCGGCTGAGATTGGTGTTACAATTAAGAAAATGCTTGAAACTGCTTAA
- a CDS encoding glycogen synthase → MHIIHLSAECYPAAKAGGLADVVGSLPKYLNQLDHHCEVVIPKYDNHWIGSQDYETVFESAFSMASEQVRFLVLKMKEDKLGFPFYVIDIPGRFDRPGIYIDPWSGRGYWDELERFVSFQIASLEWIKSRDEKPELVHCHDHHTGLVPFMLSECNRYRDMADIPTVITVHNAEYHGEHDLDSYKLLPAFNINNLGLLDWDGRMNSLAAGLKSSWQITTVSENYMKELADNSSGLELLFEQEQEKSTGIINGIDTEVWDPNTDDLIEYNFSFRNRKKGKSENKTYLCKEFGLNPELPTIAFIGRLVREKGADLLPDLFKQVMYSDQEVNFVLLGTGDPQLHQIFARMESDHVGYFDATLEYNEKLAHQIYAGSDFILMPSRVEPCGLNQMFAMRYGTVPIVRAVGGLKDSVKDISEKNGYGITFEDFSLEAASNAISRAVDLYKDSKQYSEVLSKVMKLDFSWKNSAQEYIKMYKALTRK, encoded by the coding sequence ATGCACATTATTCACTTAAGTGCTGAATGTTACCCGGCCGCAAAAGCCGGAGGCCTTGCGGATGTCGTTGGTTCACTTCCAAAGTATTTAAATCAGCTTGATCATCATTGTGAAGTGGTGATCCCAAAGTATGACAACCATTGGATAGGTTCTCAGGACTATGAAACGGTATTTGAAAGTGCTTTTTCGATGGCTTCAGAGCAGGTTCGCTTTTTAGTATTGAAAATGAAGGAAGATAAACTTGGATTCCCTTTCTATGTGATTGATATACCTGGGAGATTTGATCGCCCGGGTATTTATATAGACCCATGGTCAGGTCGAGGCTACTGGGACGAGCTGGAACGCTTTGTGAGTTTTCAGATTGCCAGCCTGGAGTGGATTAAAAGTCGGGACGAAAAACCTGAGCTGGTTCACTGTCATGATCACCACACGGGCTTGGTGCCTTTTATGCTATCCGAATGTAACCGCTATCGTGATATGGCGGATATTCCTACTGTAATAACCGTTCATAATGCAGAATATCATGGCGAACACGACCTTGACAGCTATAAGTTATTACCTGCATTCAATATTAATAATCTTGGATTGTTAGATTGGGACGGAAGAATGAATTCCCTGGCGGCCGGGCTGAAATCATCCTGGCAAATCACGACCGTCTCTGAAAACTATATGAAGGAACTGGCTGATAACAGCAGCGGACTAGAGCTATTGTTTGAGCAAGAGCAGGAAAAATCAACGGGTATTATTAACGGGATTGATACCGAAGTTTGGGATCCTAACACCGATGACCTCATTGAATATAACTTCAGTTTTAGGAACCGAAAGAAGGGGAAAAGCGAGAACAAAACTTATCTGTGTAAGGAATTTGGACTGAATCCTGAATTACCGACCATCGCATTTATCGGGCGTTTGGTTCGGGAGAAAGGGGCAGATTTATTGCCGGATTTATTTAAACAGGTAATGTATTCGGATCAGGAAGTTAATTTTGTATTATTAGGAACGGGTGACCCTCAATTGCATCAAATTTTTGCCCGTATGGAAAGTGATCATGTTGGATATTTTGATGCTACGTTGGAGTATAATGAGAAGCTGGCACATCAGATTTACGCAGGTTCCGATTTTATATTAATGCCTTCAAGGGTTGAGCCTTGTGGTTTAAATCAAATGTTTGCTATGCGTTATGGAACGGTTCCCATAGTTCGAGCCGTTGGTGGATTAAAAGATTCGGTAAAAGATATCTCTGAAAAAAATGGCTACGGAATAACATTTGAAGACTTTAGCCTGGAGGCTGCTTCAAATGCCATTAGCAGAGCTGTTGATTTGTATAAAGATTCAAAACAATATTCTGAAGTCTTGAGTAAAGTCATGAAACTCGATTTTTCCTGGAAGAATTCAGCTCAGGAATACATTAAAATGTATAAAGCACTAACTAGAAAATAG
- a CDS encoding DNA-binding protein, translating into MSTDLANQIKNIRNQKGFSQELLAEKTELSLRTIQRVENAETEPRGDTLLRITEALEVTPDQLLEWNQVEDQSTLVVMSLSALGFLFTPILGVILPLVIWISRKDRVKKADMIGRKVINFQLTFTALIYLMQGLLFMIPILQLDIGFWLEGLFDYLNISPILFQPIIFGIPYLYNLGSIIINTFRIRAGDEVSFSPSVKLLK; encoded by the coding sequence ATGAGTACCGATTTAGCGAATCAGATAAAAAACATCCGGAATCAAAAAGGTTTTTCGCAGGAACTCCTTGCCGAGAAAACGGAACTGAGCCTAAGGACTATTCAGCGAGTTGAAAATGCAGAAACTGAACCCAGAGGTGATACCCTCCTACGAATTACGGAAGCGCTGGAAGTCACCCCCGATCAGCTTTTAGAATGGAATCAAGTTGAAGATCAATCCACCTTAGTTGTGATGAGTCTTTCGGCGCTCGGCTTTCTATTTACACCAATCCTTGGGGTTATCCTTCCACTTGTTATATGGATTTCAAGAAAAGATAGAGTCAAGAAAGCTGATATGATTGGCCGAAAAGTGATCAACTTCCAGCTCACATTCACGGCACTCATTTATCTGATGCAAGGTTTACTTTTCATGATACCCATACTCCAATTAGACATTGGCTTCTGGCTGGAGGGGTTGTTTGACTACCTAAACATCTCACCTATTTTATTTCAGCCGATTATTTTTGGGATTCCCTATCTGTACAATCTTGGAAGTATCATCATAAATACTTTCAGAATAAGAGCCGGAGATGAAGTTAGTTTTTCACCATCTGTTAAACTGCTAAAATAG
- a CDS encoding glucose-1-phosphate adenylyltransferase translates to MKRSSVIAVILGGGRGTRLFPLTDHRSKPAVPVGGKYRLVDIPISNCLNSDIRRIYVLTQFNSASLNRHIKNTYNFDAFSSGFVDILAAEQTPDSTDWFQGTADAVRQSVHHMENHDHEHVLILSGDQLYQMDYSKMLERHKENDADLTVATIPVTAEDATGFGIMKTNAEGIIEDFVEKPDAKELSKWKSKVPEVYKEQGKDYLASMGIYIFNSEMLKKLFDDNPDATDFGKELIPKCVEGGKKVCSYEFGGYWTDIGTIQSFFEANLALADTIPDFNLYDNENFIYTRARLLPASKLMGTTLEHALMAEGCIVEASRIVRSVIGIRSRIGKGSTIEYSIIMGNDIFQDRSVIEDAKPDKPAMGIGQRCYISNCIIDKNVAIGNDVRIVGGNHLEDGDHKYHYVRDGIVIVKKNTVIPDGTII, encoded by the coding sequence ATGAAAAGATCGTCCGTTATCGCAGTCATTTTAGGTGGAGGAAGAGGAACACGATTGTTCCCGCTAACCGACCACAGGTCAAAACCAGCTGTTCCGGTGGGTGGTAAATACAGACTTGTTGATATTCCTATTTCTAACTGTCTGAATTCAGATATCCGAAGGATTTATGTATTGACTCAGTTCAATTCAGCTTCGCTGAATCGTCACATAAAAAACACGTATAACTTTGACGCCTTCAGTAGTGGTTTTGTGGATATCCTTGCCGCTGAGCAAACTCCTGACAGTACTGACTGGTTTCAGGGAACAGCCGATGCGGTTCGTCAATCGGTTCACCATATGGAGAACCATGACCATGAGCATGTGCTGATACTTTCCGGTGATCAGCTCTACCAAATGGATTACTCAAAAATGCTGGAGCGCCATAAAGAAAATGATGCGGATCTCACTGTAGCAACAATTCCTGTAACCGCAGAAGATGCTACCGGTTTTGGAATTATGAAGACCAACGCAGAAGGAATTATCGAAGATTTTGTTGAGAAGCCCGATGCTAAAGAATTGAGTAAGTGGAAATCGAAAGTACCCGAAGTCTATAAAGAACAGGGTAAAGATTACCTGGCATCAATGGGGATTTATATCTTCAACAGCGAAATGCTTAAAAAGCTATTTGATGATAATCCCGATGCTACGGATTTCGGAAAAGAACTGATTCCGAAATGTGTTGAAGGCGGAAAAAAAGTTTGTAGCTATGAATTTGGAGGATATTGGACTGATATCGGAACCATACAATCTTTCTTTGAAGCAAATCTAGCTTTAGCCGATACGATTCCGGATTTCAATCTTTATGACAATGAGAATTTTATTTACACCCGTGCCCGGTTACTTCCGGCTTCGAAACTTATGGGTACAACGCTTGAGCATGCCCTGATGGCGGAAGGGTGTATTGTTGAAGCCAGTAGAATTGTAAGATCAGTAATTGGAATTAGATCTAGGATTGGTAAAGGCTCAACAATAGAATATTCTATTATTATGGGTAACGATATTTTTCAGGACCGATCTGTGATTGAAGACGCCAAGCCAGATAAACCTGCCATGGGTATTGGTCAGCGGTGCTACATCAGTAACTGCATAATTGATAAAAATGTAGCCATCGGAAATGATGTGCGCATTGTGGGTGGAAATCACCTAGAAGATGGCGACCACAAATATCACTACGTACGGGATGGCATTGTGATTGTGAAGAAGAATACGGTAATACCGGATGGCACAATCATCTAA